GTCACTTCAGGGGCCTTGCGATACTCGGCCACCAGCTTGGTGAAGCGATCAGCCTCACCCTTGGCACGGGAGACCACTTCGTCACGGTAACCGTTGGCATCCTCGATGATGCGCTGGGACTGACCACGGGCTTCGGGCACAACGCCGTTGGCATAGGTTTCGGCCTGGTTGCGCGAACGCTGCTCGTCTTCACGGGCACGGATTACGTCGTCGAAGGCTTCCTGGACCTCACGCGGGGCTGCCGCGCTCTGGACGTTGACCTGGGTGACGGTGATACCGGTGCGATAGGTATCGAGGAACCGTTGCAGGCGCTCCTTGATTTCGCTGGCCATCAGTTCACGACCTTCAGTCAGCACCTGGTCCATGGCGGTGGAACCCACTACGTGGCGCAAGGCACTTTCGGTCGCATGCTGCAGGCTGATTTCCGGCTGGTCGACGTTCAGCACGAAGTCCTGCAGGTTGGTGATCTTGTATTGCACGGTCAGCGGCACTTCGACGATGTTCTCGTCTTCGGTCAGCATCTGGCCCTGCTTGGTGTACGCCCGCTCACGCGTGACGTTTTCCAGGTACTTCTGGTCGATCGGCGGGAAGTAGATATTCAGGCCCGGGCCAACCGTCTCGTAGTACTTGCCGAAGCGCAGCACCACGGCCTGCTCCTGCTCGTCCACGACATAGACCGCGCTGTACAGCCAGATAGCCGCAAGCACGACCAGACCGATGCCGAGCAGGCCGAAACCGCCACCCTTGCCCGGCCGAC
The sequence above is drawn from the Pseudomonas sp. St316 genome and encodes:
- the hflK gene encoding FtsH protease activity modulator HflK, which codes for MAWNEPGGNSNNQDPWGGKRRNNGDRKGPPDLDEAFRKLQESLNGLFGGGKKRGDEGGGRPGKGGGFGLLGIGLVVLAAIWLYSAVYVVDEQEQAVVLRFGKYYETVGPGLNIYFPPIDQKYLENVTRERAYTKQGQMLTEDENIVEVPLTVQYKITNLQDFVLNVDQPEISLQHATESALRHVVGSTAMDQVLTEGRELMASEIKERLQRFLDTYRTGITVTQVNVQSAAAPREVQEAFDDVIRAREDEQRSRNQAETYANGVVPEARGQSQRIIEDANGYRDEVVSRAKGEADRFTKLVAEYRKAPEVTRQRLYLDTMQEVFSNTSKVLVTGNKNGQSNLLYLPLDKMVESGRNTSTPPTSSAAASNEANARAAADLQQQQARTRESR